In Drosophila innubila isolate TH190305 chromosome 2R unlocalized genomic scaffold, UK_Dinn_1.0 1_C_2R, whole genome shotgun sequence, the following are encoded in one genomic region:
- the LOC117783588 gene encoding aquaporin AQPcic, with protein MKSSTLDKISCFLAELLGTGILVFLGCMGCAGTDNHLQIVLNFGFAVLIAIQCFGCVSGAHLNPAVTVAAYIYDMVSLPMAFIYFVGQMLGAFIGYGLLKALLTTDLIKTGAGLCVTLPKYVTTPQAFGIEFVATAILVIVCCGVWDPRNSKHHDSVAIRFGLAIACLACSAGPYTGASMNPARSFAPALWNQHFDSHWIYWLAPLSSAAVTAIAYKAVFRREVVEAQITSDEKIRHLEDVQLT; from the exons ATGAAGTCATCGACATTGGATAAAATCAGCTGTTTTCTCGCCGAGCTGCTTGGAACGGGAATCCTCGTGTTCCTCGGCTGCATGGGCTGCGCCGGCACCGACAACCATTTGCAGATTGTGCTCAACTTCGGATTCGCTGTTCTAATTGCCATTCAATGTTTTGGCTGTGTGTCGGGTGCTCATCTCAATCCCGCCGTCACCGTGGCAGCCTATATCTATGACATGGTCTCCTTGCCCATGGCTTTCATCTACTTTGTTGGCCAAATGTTGGGCGCATTTATTGGTTATGGTCTGCTCAAGGCGTTGCTTACGACGGATTTAATTAAGACGGGAGCTGGATTGTGTGTTACACTGCCCAAATATGTCACAACTCCTCAGGCCTTTGGCATTGAGTTTGTGGCCACTGCCATATTGGTCATCGTTTGCTGCGGTGTCTGGGATCCTCGCAATTCCAAGCATCACGACTCTGTGGCCATTCGTTTTGGCCTGGCCATTGCCTGCTTAGCCTGCTCAGCG GGTCCATATACCGGCGCCAGCATGAACCCAGCCAGATCCTTCGCCCCTGCGCTCTGGAACCAACACTTTGATAGCCACTGGATTTACTGGTTGGCACCGCTGAGCAGTGCTGCCGTTACAGCCATCGCCTACAAGGCAGTCTTCCGCCGGGAGGTGGTTGAGGCGCAGATCACATCTGACGAGAAAATCCGTCATTTGGAGGATGTGCAACTCACATAG
- the LOC117784501 gene encoding aquaporin — protein sequence MSQQKLRLSNSSSSSSWRYLYLKPPHRQRVAAFFAELVGTATFIFIACMGCVTTPLFFNSHFELSLNFGLAIMIAIQSFGSISGAHLNPAITLAALIYGALSWPMSIAYLVAQVAGALIGYGLLKAVLPLNAIVGVDTPAGVCVTVLSSDISVLQGVFIELLITCFLTMVACAVWDPRNAKLKDSVPIRFGLTVSCLNLAAGLFTGSSMNPTRSLGPAVWNNSWEHHWIYWVGPLVGAALTSIVYRLFFKGQSEEIIELRDSNAKIQFINRV from the exons ATGTCGCAACAGAAGCTAAGGTTAAGCAATTCaagttccagttccagctgGAGGTATTTGTATCTGAAACCGCCACACAGGCAACGAGTGGCCGCCTTTTTCGCTGAACTTGTGGGCACGGCCacgtttatatttattgcctGCATGGGCTGTGTGACCACGCCTCTATTTTTCAACTCACACTTCGAGCTGAGCCTTAACTTTGGCCTGGCCATAATGATTGCCATTCAAAGCTTTGGATCCATCTCTGGAGCGCATCTCAATCCGGCCATCACTCTGGCCGCCTTGATCTATGGCGCTCTCAGTTGGCCCATGTCCATAGCATATTTGGTGGCCCAAGTGGCAGGTGCTCTGATCGGATACGGATTGCTCAAGGCAGTGCTGCCCTTGAATGCCATCGTTGGTGTGGACACCCCGGCTGGTGTTTGTGTTACCGTGCTCAGCAGTGACATCTCAGTGCTTCAGGGTGTATTCATTGAATTGCTGATCACCTGCTTCCTAACAATGGTCGCCTGTGCCGTTTGGGATCCTCGGAATGCCAAACTAAAGGATTCAGTGCCAATTCGCTTCGGACTGACCGTCTCGTGTCTTAACTTGGCAGCG GGTCTGTTCACTGGCTCCAGCATGAACCCAACACGTTCGCTGGGTCCCGCTGTGTGGAATAACTCCTGGGAGCACCACTGGATCTACTGGGTAGGACCTTTAGTGGGCGCCGCCCTCACTTCGATCGTCTACCGGTTGTTCTTCAAAGGCCAAAGCGAAGAAATTATTGAGCTACGTGACTCCAATgccaaaatacaatttatcaaTAGGGTTTAA
- the LOC117784175 gene encoding aquaporin-2: MKPSNCTLMRGLSEFSATAILMIISCMECTVNEQEKHGILLTSLIHGLAVVTVMHIFGFISGAHANPCVSIACCLLGYIGSHMMVFYLASQLAGAAFGYFLLLQMVPKTMINSSKLGVCIVEPMKDLSYVQIVCIEGFLASVLIFAWCALWDVRSGRFLDSVTLRLGCLVTVCNLIGGQLTGASMNPAKLLIPALYKGNPESVLMQLTGQLVASIIVPHIWQFAYTQRYRPLRLENCERPSTELYLTP, from the exons ATGAAACCCAGCAATTGTACGCTTATGCGTGGACTCAGTGAGTTTTCGGCAACAGCGATATTAATGATCATCAGCTGTATGGAATGCACAGTAAACGAGCAGGAGAAACACGGGATTCTGCTCACAAGCCTGATCCACGGACTGGCCGTAGTTAcagttatgcatatttttggatttataTCTGGAGCACATGCCAATCCGTGTGTCTCCATTGCTTGCTGTTTATTGGGATATATAGGTTCCCATATGATGGTTTTCTATTTAGCCAGTCAGTTGGCAGGTGCTGCATTTGGATACTTTCTGTTGCTTCAAATGGTTCCTAAAACCATGATAAATTCCAGCAAACTAGGCGTTTGCATTGTGGAACCTATGAAAGATCTGTCCTATGTGCAGATCGTGTGCATCGAAGGTTTCCTCGCATCGGTGCTGATCTTTGCCTGGTGTGCTCTTTGGGATGTGAGAAGCGGACGCTTCCTGGATTCGGTTACACTACGCTTAGGCTGCTTAGTCACTGTATGCAATTTAATTGGA GGTCAGTTGACGGGTGCCTCTATGAATCCAGCTAAGTTGCTCATTCCAGCACTCTACAAGGGCAACCCGGAATCGGTTTTAATGCAGCTAACCGGGCAACTGGTTGCTTCCATCATTGTGCCTCATATCTGGCAGTTTGCCTACACACAAAGATATCGGCCCCTGCGGCTTGAAAACTGTGAAAGGCCTTCCACTGAACTGTATCTAACTCCATAA
- the LOC117785136 gene encoding aquaporin encodes MVEESLNRSNSVSKKMQSKKKLLNSAFIVFGEMIATAMLMFLGCMGCVKTTSFINSHLQCAINFGFVVLICIQCFGCISGAHLNPAVTLANFIYGGISLPMALLYFVAQMLGSFIGYGLLKASLPDNVVCSTETPAGVCLTLVASGIPVWRGLLIEFLITFVLIAICCAVWDPRNAMFQDSTSIRFGLAIGCLSLTAGQFTGASMNPARSFGPAVWNNAWENHWIYWVGPLLAAVVTSLIYRYVFRRTSEGSEETLTQ; translated from the exons ATGGTTGAAGAAAGTCTTAACAGAAG CAATTCTGTGTCGAAGAAAATGCaatcaaagaaaaaactgCTGAACAGCGCATTCATCGTCTTTGGTGAGATGATTGCCACAGCCATGCTGATGTTCCTTGGCTGCATGGGATGTGTGAAGACTACCAGTTTCATCAACTCACACTTGCAGTGTGCAATAAACTTTGGATTTGTTGTGCTCATATGCATACAATGCTTCGGTTGTATATCCGGCGCACATCTCAATCCCGCCGTTACGTTGGCCAACTTTATATATGGAGGCATATCCCTGCCAATGGCTTTATTATACTTTGTTGCCCAAATGCTGGGCTCCTTCATTGGCTACGGACTGTTAAAGGCATCGTTGCCCGACAATGTTGTATGCAGCACGGAGACGCCAGCGGGAGTCTGCCTGACATTAGTGGCAAGCGGCATTCCAGTTTGGCGTGGCCTTCTCATTGAATTCCTTATCACATTCGTCCTAATCGCCATCTGTTGTGCTGTCTGGGATCCACGTAATGCCATGTTTCAGGACTCGACTTCCATACGCTTTGGACTCGCCATTGGATGTTTATCCTTAACAGCG GGCCAGTTTACGGGCGCCAGCATGAATCCTGCACGTTCCTTCGGTCCAGCCGTATGGAACAATGCCTGGGAAAACCACTGGATCTACTGGGTGGGTCCATTGTTGGCGGCGGTGGTCACATCACTTATCTACAGATACGTTTTCCGACGAACATCTGAAGGGAGTGAAGAAACGTTGACACAGTAA